One region of Armatimonadia bacterium genomic DNA includes:
- a CDS encoding TRASH domain-containing protein: MPLRIMLGVVVLVAVLALTGCPKPQSTEVTPPPSTAPTPTVTANEASATGGEELASCPVLGTTMPKSKMIPVEHMGKTYYLCCKDCVPKFKADPMKYIEHPAKPLPPSQGM, translated from the coding sequence ATGCCACTGCGAATCATGCTGGGTGTCGTGGTGCTGGTAGCGGTTCTGGCATTGACAGGCTGCCCGAAACCGCAGAGCACTGAGGTGACACCGCCTCCTTCCACAGCCCCGACCCCAACGGTCACGGCAAATGAGGCCTCGGCTACCGGAGGCGAGGAGCTGGCGAGCTGCCCGGTGCTGGGCACAACCATGCCCAAGAGCAAGATGATCCCCGTCGAGCACATGGGCAAGACCTACTACCTGTGCTGCAAGGACTGCGTGCCGAAGTTCAAGGCCGATCCGATGAAGTACATCGAGCACCCGGCCAAACCCCTGCCGCCCTCACAGGGCATGTAG